A section of the Streptomyces sp. CG1 genome encodes:
- a CDS encoding PadR family transcriptional regulator has product MEPDIAGKPVGGKAESQLRKGVLEYCVLAILREGPRYGVELLETLGAVNVMVTSQGTIYPLLSRLRRDGLVETRWQESPSGPPRRYYELTPSGHAALKEFTAIWPHFRDAVDRFITD; this is encoded by the coding sequence ATGGAACCTGACATCGCAGGTAAGCCCGTCGGGGGCAAGGCGGAGAGCCAGCTCCGCAAGGGGGTGCTGGAGTACTGCGTGCTTGCGATCCTGCGGGAGGGCCCGCGCTACGGCGTGGAGCTGCTCGAAACCCTTGGTGCGGTGAACGTCATGGTCACGAGCCAGGGGACCATCTACCCCTTGCTGTCGCGGCTGCGCCGTGACGGACTGGTGGAGACCCGCTGGCAGGAGTCCCCCAGCGGGCCCCCACGGCGCTACTACGAGCTGACGCCATCAGGGCATGCGGCGCTGAAGGAGTTCACCGCCATCTGGCCGCACTTCCGTGACGCGGTCGACCGCTTCATCACCGACTGA
- a CDS encoding PLD nuclease N-terminal domain-containing protein, whose product MQAQLAHQMALASTSHIGIACAGAAVVLGALALYFGALLSIVRSDLTGGMKLLWAAFAVMAPYFGSLLWFLIGRRDAQRRPGIA is encoded by the coding sequence ATGCAGGCACAGCTCGCACACCAGATGGCCCTTGCCTCTACGAGCCATATCGGGATCGCCTGCGCAGGAGCCGCTGTGGTCCTCGGCGCTCTCGCGTTGTACTTCGGCGCCCTGCTCAGCATCGTCAGGTCCGACCTCACCGGGGGCATGAAGCTGCTCTGGGCTGCTTTCGCCGTCATGGCCCCCTACTTCGGGAGCCTGCTCTGGTTCCTCATCGGTCGCCGCGACGCCCAGCGCCGGCCAGGCATCGCCTGA
- a CDS encoding TfoX/Sxy family protein: MAYDEGLAERIRERLGADPDITEKRMFGGIAFLHRGNMAVGVTGDDLMVRVGPDATEQALARPGTRIFDMTGRPMRGWIVVAGSAVAEDEVLGEWIDEGHAFAASLPPK, translated from the coding sequence ATGGCGTATGACGAAGGGCTCGCCGAGCGAATCCGGGAACGGCTGGGCGCGGACCCCGACATCACCGAGAAGCGCATGTTCGGTGGCATCGCCTTCCTCCACCGCGGCAACATGGCCGTCGGCGTGACCGGCGACGACCTCATGGTCCGGGTCGGTCCCGACGCCACCGAGCAGGCTCTGGCCCGGCCAGGCACGAGGATCTTCGACATGACCGGTCGCCCGATGCGCGGCTGGATCGTGGTCGCAGGCTCCGCCGTCGCAGAGGACGAGGTGCTCGGCGAGTGGATCGACGAGGGCCACGCCTTCGCTGCGAGTCTGCCACCCAAGTAA
- a CDS encoding SRPBCC family protein, with amino-acid sequence MAIDVTVRRVILLPPERVAAYAMDWRHDAEWTQGIRMAELTRPAEGGGFGGGAEVTRTAYLLTRRIDYILRVAAHEPPRLLNMISVDGPMPMHVTYAFERHPRGTLAGIRVRGAPGGPYRVAAPLHARLVRTNLTKDLRDLARRLSDREGGA; translated from the coding sequence GTGGCAATCGACGTGACGGTGCGGCGCGTGATCCTGCTGCCGCCCGAGCGAGTGGCCGCTTACGCCATGGACTGGCGCCACGACGCCGAGTGGACCCAAGGGATCCGTATGGCTGAGCTGACCCGGCCGGCGGAGGGCGGCGGGTTCGGCGGGGGCGCCGAGGTCACCCGCACGGCGTACCTCCTCACCCGGCGCATCGACTACATCCTGCGCGTGGCCGCCCATGAGCCGCCGCGGCTGCTGAACATGATCTCTGTCGACGGACCGATGCCGATGCATGTCACTTACGCCTTCGAGCGTCACCCGCGCGGCACGCTGGCCGGTATCCGTGTCCGAGGAGCACCTGGCGGCCCCTACCGCGTCGCGGCGCCCCTGCACGCCCGTCTGGTCCGAACCAACCTCACCAAGGACCTGCGCGACCTCGCACGCCGACTCTCCGACCGCGAAGGAGGCGCGTAA
- a CDS encoding DUF3046 domain-containing protein, with amino-acid sequence MRLTVFWQRMAEHFGPGYADTFARDHVMSELDGRTVHEALDAGWDAKDVWRVVCTVMEVPGERR; translated from the coding sequence ATGCGGTTGACGGTCTTCTGGCAGCGGATGGCGGAACACTTCGGTCCGGGGTACGCCGACACCTTCGCGCGCGATCACGTCATGTCGGAGCTGGACGGACGCACGGTGCACGAGGCGCTGGACGCCGGCTGGGACGCGAAGGACGTGTGGCGCGTGGTCTGCACGGTCATGGAGGTGCCGGGCGAGCGGCGCTGA
- a CDS encoding aminoglycoside phosphotransferase family protein → MTHTEIEITAEFVRDLLCDQHPDLADRPLRLGARGWDNQLWRLGDDLAVRLPWATRSADVLLRKEYAWLPALAPRLPLPVPVPQRLGEPSERFPRPWIVTTWVPGTPADRTPATRAAEAADALAAFLTALHRPAPDAAPAGRGRGGPLADRAERFTEGLASATELGLVPDPGAVRAVWQDAVAAPAWSGPALWLHGDLHPANILTTDGTFCGVIDFGDLCTGDPACDLAAAWVLLPDGAADRFHAAYRPAPDAPTLRRARGWAVLQALSGLLIGEAGLHGRPGGKPTWGPPARTALRRLIASARR, encoded by the coding sequence ATGACCCACACCGAGATCGAGATCACCGCGGAGTTCGTCCGGGATCTGCTGTGCGACCAGCACCCCGATCTGGCCGATCGCCCGTTGCGGCTCGGCGCTCGCGGCTGGGACAACCAGCTGTGGCGGCTCGGTGACGACCTGGCCGTCCGGCTGCCCTGGGCGACGCGCTCCGCCGACGTGCTGCTGCGCAAGGAGTACGCCTGGCTGCCCGCCCTCGCCCCACGCCTTCCCCTGCCGGTCCCGGTCCCGCAGCGCCTCGGCGAGCCCTCGGAGCGGTTTCCGCGCCCCTGGATCGTCACCACATGGGTGCCGGGGACACCCGCCGACCGTACCCCCGCCACAAGGGCCGCGGAGGCGGCCGACGCCCTGGCCGCCTTCCTGACTGCTCTTCACCGACCCGCCCCGGACGCGGCGCCCGCCGGCCGGGGCCGCGGCGGGCCGCTGGCCGACCGCGCGGAACGGTTCACCGAGGGCCTCGCCTCGGCCACCGAGCTGGGGCTGGTCCCGGACCCCGGCGCCGTCCGCGCGGTCTGGCAGGACGCCGTCGCCGCACCCGCCTGGTCGGGCCCGGCTCTGTGGCTGCACGGCGACCTGCATCCGGCCAACATCCTCACCACGGACGGCACTTTCTGCGGCGTGATCGACTTCGGCGACCTCTGCACGGGCGATCCGGCTTGCGACCTCGCCGCCGCCTGGGTACTCCTGCCGGACGGCGCCGCCGACCGCTTCCACGCCGCCTACCGGCCCGCCCCGGACGCCCCGACCCTGCGCCGCGCCCGGGGCTGGGCGGTGCTTCAGGCCCTCAGCGGTCTCCTCATCGGAGAGGCCGGCCTCCACGGCCGCCCGGGCGGCAAGCCCACCTGGGGCCCACCCGCCCGGACCGCACTACGACGTCTCATCGCATCAGCCCGCCGCTGA
- the recA gene encoding recombinase RecA, translating into MAGTDREKALDAALAQIERQFGKGAVMRMGERSKEPIEVIPTGSTALDVALGVGGLPRGRVVEIYGPESSGKTTLTLHAVANAQKAGGQVAFVDAEHALDPEYARKLGVDIDNLILSQPDNGEQALEIVDMLVRSGALDLIVIDSVAALVPRAEIEGEMGDSHVGLQARLMSQALRKITSALNQSKTTAIFINQLREKIGVMFGSPETTTGGRALKFYASVRIDIRRIETLKDGTEAVGNRTRCKVVKNKVAPPFKQAEFDILYGQGISREGGLIDMGVEHGFVRKAGAWYTYEGDQLGQGKENARNFLKDNPDLANEIEKKIKEKLGVGVRPEEPAAEPGADASVTTAAADDAKTVPAPAATKATKPKAATAKS; encoded by the coding sequence ATGGCAGGAACCGACCGCGAGAAGGCGCTCGACGCCGCGCTCGCGCAGATTGAACGGCAATTCGGCAAGGGCGCGGTCATGCGCATGGGCGAGCGGTCGAAGGAGCCCATCGAGGTCATCCCGACCGGGTCGACCGCACTCGACGTCGCCCTCGGTGTCGGCGGCCTGCCGCGCGGCCGTGTCGTGGAGATCTACGGCCCGGAATCGTCCGGTAAGACGACCCTGACCCTGCACGCGGTGGCGAACGCGCAGAAGGCCGGCGGCCAGGTCGCCTTCGTGGACGCGGAACACGCCCTCGACCCCGAGTACGCGCGCAAGCTCGGCGTCGACATCGACAACCTGATCCTCTCCCAGCCTGACAACGGCGAGCAGGCGCTGGAGATCGTGGACATGCTGGTCCGCTCCGGTGCGCTCGACCTCATCGTCATCGACTCCGTCGCCGCGCTCGTCCCGCGAGCGGAGATCGAGGGCGAGATGGGCGACAGCCACGTGGGTCTGCAGGCCCGGCTGATGAGCCAGGCCCTGCGGAAGATCACCAGCGCGCTCAACCAGTCCAAGACCACCGCGATCTTCATCAACCAGCTCCGCGAGAAGATCGGCGTGATGTTCGGCTCCCCGGAGACCACGACCGGTGGCCGGGCGCTGAAGTTCTACGCCTCGGTGCGCATCGACATCCGCCGCATCGAGACCCTGAAGGACGGCACGGAAGCGGTCGGCAACCGCACCCGCTGCAAGGTCGTCAAGAACAAGGTCGCCCCGCCCTTCAAGCAGGCCGAGTTCGACATCCTCTACGGCCAGGGCATCAGCCGCGAGGGCGGTCTGATCGACATGGGCGTGGAGCACGGCTTCGTCCGCAAGGCCGGCGCCTGGTACACGTACGAGGGCGACCAGCTCGGCCAGGGCAAGGAGAACGCGCGCAACTTCCTCAAGGACAACCCCGACCTGGCCAACGAGATCGAGAAGAAGATCAAGGAGAAGCTGGGCGTCGGCGTCCGGCCGGAGGAGCCCGCCGCCGAGCCCGGCGCGGACGCCTCGGTCACCACCGCGGCCGCCGACGACGCCAAGACGGTGCCCGCCCCGGCAGCCACCAAGGCCACCAAGCCCAAGGCCGCCACAGCCAAGAGCTGA
- the recX gene encoding recombination regulator RecX produces the protein MTRRADWAEYEYATPGAPRGRGTEGYPDSASDGDDGYRDDGHGGYKGYGGHDDHRGTGGHTDDDGAHPGGTGDGPYGGGSSGRGSGRRSGRSSGHGSGSGVGPRGGRGRGFGDAPGEDEGPPSSSRAERGESSGDPAERARAICLRLLTGTPRTRKQLADALRKREIPEDVAEEVLSRFEEVGLIDDSAFADAWVESRHHGRGLARRALVQELRTKGVDSTLIDEAVSQLDSEQEEATARELVARKLRATRGLDRDKRLRRLAGMLARKGYPEGMALRVVRQALEEEGEDTELLGEGDF, from the coding sequence GTGACACGACGAGCCGACTGGGCCGAGTACGAGTACGCCACCCCCGGTGCCCCACGGGGGAGGGGCACCGAGGGCTACCCGGACTCCGCCTCGGACGGTGACGACGGCTACCGGGACGACGGCCACGGCGGCTACAAGGGTTACGGCGGGCACGACGACCACCGCGGAACCGGGGGACACACGGACGACGACGGGGCCCACCCGGGCGGCACGGGCGACGGGCCGTACGGGGGTGGCTCCTCCGGCCGTGGCTCGGGCCGCCGTTCAGGCCGTAGTTCAGGTCATGGTTCCGGCAGTGGCGTCGGCCCGCGGGGCGGCCGGGGGCGTGGCTTCGGGGACGCGCCCGGTGAGGACGAAGGCCCCCCTTCCTCGTCGAGGGCCGAGCGGGGGGAGTCTTCAGGGGACCCGGCTGAGCGGGCACGGGCGATCTGTTTGCGCCTGCTCACCGGGACCCCGCGCACACGCAAGCAACTCGCGGACGCCCTGCGCAAGCGGGAGATCCCCGAGGACGTGGCCGAGGAGGTGCTGTCGAGGTTCGAGGAGGTCGGGCTGATCGACGACAGCGCATTCGCGGACGCCTGGGTGGAGTCGCGGCATCATGGCCGGGGGCTCGCGCGCCGGGCACTCGTCCAGGAGCTGCGCACCAAGGGCGTCGACTCGACGCTGATCGACGAGGCCGTCTCCCAGCTCGACTCAGAGCAGGAGGAGGCGACGGCCCGCGAGCTCGTGGCCCGCAAGCTGCGTGCCACCCGTGGCCTCGACCGCGACAAGCGGCTCCGCCGCCTCGCCGGCATGCTCGCCCGCAAGGGCTACCCCGAGGGCATGGCCCTCCGCGTCGTACGCCAGGCCCTGGAGGAAGAGGGCGAGGACACGGAGTTGCTCGGGGAAGGGGACTTCTGA
- a CDS encoding rhodanese-like domain-containing protein, translated as MDELLERVRAGYRRVEAREAHEAVRTGAALLVDIRYAALRERDGVIPGALVIERNELEWRLDPQGSHCVPEATGHDLRVVVLCNEGYASSLATASLHQLGLHRATDLVGGFQAWRAEGLPVEPVRS; from the coding sequence ATAGACGAGTTGCTGGAGCGAGTGCGCGCGGGTTATCGGCGCGTCGAGGCACGAGAGGCGCACGAGGCGGTGCGGACCGGTGCGGCGCTGCTGGTGGACATCCGGTACGCGGCCCTGCGCGAGCGGGACGGAGTGATCCCCGGCGCCCTCGTCATCGAACGCAACGAACTGGAGTGGCGTCTCGACCCCCAGGGCAGCCACTGCGTCCCCGAGGCCACCGGCCACGACCTGCGGGTCGTGGTGCTCTGCAACGAGGGCTACGCCTCCAGCCTCGCCACCGCCTCCCTCCACCAACTGGGCCTCCACCGGGCAACCGACCTGGTGGGCGGCTTCCAGGCATGGCGGGCGGAGGGACTGCCGGTGGAGCCGGTGCGGTCCTGA
- a CDS encoding cysteine dioxygenase, which produces MSVSPAPASPAVGSAPTQTDLLDFARRTAADAELIASLPLDPEGRTWVRLEGPGGSEAWLIGWPPGTGTGWHDHADSVGAFLTASGALREYSLAARLPTDGWKTLELADDVDRERRLPAGEGRAFGRHHVHEVLNDSHDEHAISVHAYYPPLPRIRRYSRTGHVLRLEQVERPEDWQ; this is translated from the coding sequence GTGTCTGTCTCCCCTGCCCCCGCGTCCCCTGCCGTCGGCTCGGCGCCCACTCAGACGGACCTCCTCGATTTCGCACGGCGTACGGCCGCCGACGCCGAGCTGATCGCCTCCCTGCCGCTCGACCCGGAGGGCCGCACCTGGGTGCGCCTCGAGGGGCCGGGTGGCAGCGAGGCATGGCTGATCGGCTGGCCGCCCGGCACCGGCACCGGCTGGCACGACCACGCCGACTCGGTCGGCGCGTTCCTCACGGCCTCCGGCGCGCTCAGGGAGTACTCGCTGGCCGCCCGGCTGCCGACCGACGGCTGGAAGACCCTGGAACTCGCCGATGACGTGGACCGCGAACGCCGGCTGCCTGCCGGCGAGGGCCGCGCCTTCGGCCGCCACCATGTCCACGAGGTCCTCAACGACTCCCACGACGAGCACGCGATCTCCGTACATGCCTACTACCCGCCCCTGCCGCGCATCCGCCGCTACAGCCGCACCGGCCACGTCCTCCGCCTCGAGCAGGTCGAACGCCCGGAGGACTGGCAGTGA
- a CDS encoding putative leader peptide translates to MTDTCVRLWRRVHMDLVRYAGCVCRSSC, encoded by the coding sequence ATGACCGACACCTGCGTGCGCCTGTGGCGGAGGGTCCACATGGACCTCGTCCGCTACGCGGGCTGCGTGTGTCGCTCGTCCTGCTGA
- a CDS encoding FAD-dependent monooxygenase, whose amino-acid sequence MDPVIIVGAGPVGLTLALALARQEVPCVVLDEGPGKDEPRPARTVVLRQDTAALLERLTGTALAEHGVRWAGWRSLRRKQVLSEITFEASDPAAPLHIAQHVLTGALRAALADEPLVKTAVDNRLDAIEQERSGITAHTRGANGTWWRGSYLVGCDGPRSTVRKLQDIRFPGRTAVERHAVAALRAELPWEGRTLLHRMPPWRQSGPSAGEVTARPLPDGVWRLDWLLPPGKDLVTPEILVARIRETLAGWTNGATPAYELLDTGVHMVHHRLARRWRAGRVFLAGDAAHLLGALGAQGLDEGLRDVDNLAWKLAAAWHHGPHEALLDSYQAERRAVITARLRAADQVLPALRGAGGLRQIVPGAARGHDALLTDGHLGRGALGAPQVYADTPLAPRELEGEIPVDTPRGALVTDVRVTAEDGSFVQLRDRFGRGALLVVLIAPGTGVWDRKHWMSAGIMPRLAAAVTALPYPAELLVAESYPGAPAHSVLLVRPDGHLVTALNGVRPADLYAAAEATVGGTTKETEKEEKAQAASGAR is encoded by the coding sequence GTGGACCCGGTGATCATCGTCGGAGCGGGGCCCGTAGGGCTCACGCTCGCCCTGGCACTGGCCCGCCAGGAGGTGCCGTGCGTCGTCCTGGACGAGGGCCCCGGCAAGGACGAACCCCGCCCCGCGCGCACCGTCGTGCTGCGCCAGGACACGGCCGCCCTGCTGGAGCGGCTGACCGGGACGGCGCTCGCCGAGCACGGGGTGCGCTGGGCCGGATGGCGTTCCCTGCGGCGCAAGCAGGTGTTGAGCGAGATCACCTTCGAGGCGTCGGATCCCGCCGCCCCCCTGCACATCGCCCAGCACGTCCTCACAGGCGCCCTGCGCGCGGCCCTCGCCGACGAACCACTGGTGAAGACGGCCGTGGACAACCGCCTGGACGCGATCGAGCAGGAGCGTTCCGGCATCACCGCGCACACCCGCGGCGCGAACGGCACCTGGTGGCGTGGCAGTTACCTGGTCGGCTGCGACGGGCCGCGCTCCACCGTGCGCAAACTCCAGGACATCCGCTTCCCGGGCCGTACGGCCGTGGAGCGGCACGCGGTCGCCGCGCTGCGCGCGGAACTTCCGTGGGAGGGCCGGACGTTGCTCCATCGGATGCCGCCGTGGCGGCAGTCCGGGCCCTCGGCCGGGGAGGTGACCGCCCGCCCCCTCCCGGACGGCGTGTGGCGCCTGGACTGGCTGCTGCCCCCGGGCAAGGACCTGGTCACGCCCGAGATCCTGGTGGCCCGGATCCGCGAGACCCTCGCGGGCTGGACGAACGGCGCCACACCGGCGTACGAGCTGCTCGACACCGGTGTCCACATGGTGCACCACCGCCTGGCCCGCCGGTGGCGCGCCGGCCGGGTCTTCCTCGCCGGGGACGCGGCCCATCTGCTCGGCGCGCTCGGCGCCCAGGGGCTGGACGAGGGCCTCCGGGACGTCGACAACCTCGCCTGGAAGCTGGCCGCAGCCTGGCACCACGGCCCGCACGAGGCCCTGCTGGACAGCTACCAGGCCGAGCGGCGCGCGGTGATCACCGCCCGGCTGCGCGCCGCCGACCAGGTGCTGCCGGCGCTGCGCGGCGCCGGCGGGCTGCGCCAGATCGTCCCGGGCGCGGCGCGGGGGCACGACGCACTGCTCACGGACGGTCACCTGGGACGCGGGGCGCTGGGTGCGCCGCAGGTGTACGCCGACACCCCGCTGGCGCCCCGGGAGCTGGAGGGCGAGATCCCGGTCGACACCCCGCGCGGCGCCCTGGTCACCGATGTACGGGTCACCGCGGAGGATGGTTCCTTCGTCCAACTGCGCGACCGGTTCGGGCGTGGCGCCCTGCTCGTCGTCCTGATCGCGCCGGGCACGGGCGTGTGGGACCGCAAGCACTGGATGTCCGCCGGGATCATGCCCCGGCTCGCGGCGGCCGTGACGGCGCTGCCGTACCCCGCCGAACTGCTGGTCGCCGAGAGCTACCCGGGTGCGCCGGCGCATAGTGTGCTGCTCGTGCGCCCCGACGGCCACCTGGTCACCGCACTGAACGGGGTCCGTCCGGCCGATCTGTACGCGGCGGCGGAGGCAACGGTGGGCGGCACGACGAAGGAGACGGAGAAGGAGGAGAAGGCACAGGCGGCCTCCGGCGCACGCTGA
- a CDS encoding amino acid ABC transporter permease, whose product MTSVLYDAQGPRAKRRNILYTALFVVVLAALVWWVYKALDGKGQLAWSLWKPFFSGTEAYSTYIWPGLENTLKAAALAMVIALPLGAVLGIARLSDHVWVRVPVSIVVEFFRAIPVLVLMIFGLALFAQYTDVSSDDRPFYAVVTGLVLYNASVLAEIVRAGILTLPRGQSEAALAIGLRKSQMMRLVLLPQAVTAMLPAIVSQLVVVVKDTALGGAVLTFPELLASANTMAGYYGNIIASLTVVAVIYLIINYSLTSFASWLEGRLRRGKKSTGAVLGAQDVADIAGTAATGAGGAGGGLDLSGGFVGGTHGAGHGAGHGD is encoded by the coding sequence ATGACTTCGGTCCTGTACGACGCCCAGGGCCCGCGTGCCAAGCGGCGCAACATCCTCTACACGGCCCTCTTCGTGGTCGTCCTCGCGGCCCTGGTGTGGTGGGTGTACAAGGCTCTCGACGGCAAGGGGCAGCTCGCCTGGTCGTTGTGGAAGCCCTTCTTCTCCGGCACCGAGGCGTACTCGACGTACATCTGGCCGGGTCTGGAGAACACCCTCAAGGCGGCCGCGCTGGCGATGGTCATCGCGCTTCCGCTGGGTGCCGTCCTCGGTATAGCCCGGCTCTCGGACCACGTGTGGGTGCGCGTCCCGGTCTCGATCGTGGTCGAGTTCTTCCGGGCGATCCCCGTCCTGGTCCTGATGATCTTCGGGCTCGCTCTCTTCGCCCAGTACACCGATGTCAGTTCGGACGACCGTCCGTTCTACGCGGTCGTCACCGGTCTGGTGCTGTACAACGCGTCGGTGCTCGCCGAGATCGTCCGCGCGGGCATCCTCACCCTGCCGAGGGGCCAGTCCGAGGCTGCCCTGGCGATCGGTCTGCGCAAGAGCCAGATGATGCGACTCGTCCTGCTGCCGCAGGCGGTCACCGCCATGCTCCCGGCCATCGTCAGCCAGCTGGTGGTCGTCGTGAAGGACACCGCTCTCGGCGGCGCCGTCCTCACCTTCCCCGAACTGCTGGCCTCGGCCAACACGATGGCCGGCTACTACGGCAACATCATCGCCTCTCTCACCGTCGTGGCCGTGATCTACCTGATCATCAACTACTCCCTGACCTCGTTCGCGAGCTGGCTGGAGGGCAGGCTACGGCGGGGCAAGAAGTCGACCGGCGCGGTGCTCGGAGCCCAGGACGTGGCGGACATCGCGGGTACGGCGGCGACCGGCGCCGGGGGTGCCGGCGGCGGCCTGGACCTCAGCGGTGGCTTCGTCGGCGGTACGCACGGTGCCGGCCACGGCGCTGGTCACGGGGACTGA
- a CDS encoding amino acid ABC transporter permease → MFDFLDKYDVLGAFWTTVQLTLLSAVGSLVWGTLLAAMRVGPVPLMRGFGTAYVNIVRNIPLTVIILFSSLGLSQTLGITLGAEDFKVQGFRLAVLGLIVYTSAFVCEAIRSGINTVPVGQAEAARAIGLSFTQVLGLVVLPQAFRAAIGPLTNVLIALTKNTTVAAAIGVAEAAFLMKSMIENEAQLLTISAVIAFGFVCLTLPTGLILGWVGKKVAVKR, encoded by the coding sequence GTGTTCGACTTTCTTGACAAGTACGACGTACTGGGCGCCTTCTGGACGACGGTGCAGCTCACGCTGTTGTCGGCCGTGGGCTCCCTGGTCTGGGGCACTCTGCTGGCCGCCATGCGGGTGGGCCCGGTACCGCTGATGCGCGGTTTCGGCACCGCTTACGTGAACATCGTGCGCAACATCCCGCTCACGGTGATCATCCTGTTCTCCTCGCTCGGCCTCAGCCAGACGCTGGGTATCACCCTCGGCGCGGAAGACTTCAAGGTCCAGGGCTTCCGGCTGGCCGTGCTCGGTCTGATCGTCTACACCTCGGCCTTCGTGTGTGAGGCGATCCGTTCCGGCATCAACACGGTGCCGGTCGGCCAGGCCGAGGCCGCACGAGCCATCGGTCTCAGCTTCACGCAGGTGCTGGGCCTGGTCGTGCTTCCGCAGGCGTTCCGCGCCGCGATCGGCCCGCTGACCAACGTGCTGATCGCCTTGACGAAGAACACGACAGTGGCCGCCGCGATCGGCGTGGCGGAGGCGGCCTTCCTGATGAAGTCCATGATCGAGAACGAGGCGCAGTTGCTGACGATCTCCGCGGTCATCGCCTTCGGATTCGTCTGCCTGACCCTGCCGACCGGTCTGATCCTCGGCTGGGTCGGCAAGAAGGTGGCGGTGAAGCGATGA
- a CDS encoding glutamate ABC transporter substrate-binding protein gives MKLRKVTAASAVVVALAVSVTACGGGKKNDSGSSGGGKKIAIGIKFDQPGLGQKTPQGYSGFDVDVATYVAKKLGYSADQIEWKESKSADRETMLQRGDVDFIAATYSITPKRQEKVDFAGPYLLAHQDVLLRADDTKIKSPADLNGKNLCSVTGSTSAQSLKAKLAPKANLQTYPTYSACMSGLQSGAIEALTTDDSILAGYASQAQFKGKFKLGGFKMTNENYGIGIKKGSALKAKINKALEDMVSDGSWEAAVKKNFGPADYKNEPAPKIGDIKS, from the coding sequence ATGAAGCTCCGCAAGGTCACCGCCGCCTCGGCCGTCGTGGTCGCCCTCGCCGTGTCCGTCACCGCATGCGGCGGCGGCAAGAAGAACGACAGCGGCTCCTCCGGTGGCGGCAAGAAGATCGCCATCGGTATCAAGTTCGACCAGCCGGGCCTCGGCCAGAAGACCCCGCAGGGCTACTCCGGCTTCGACGTCGACGTGGCCACCTATGTCGCCAAGAAGCTCGGCTACAGCGCCGACCAGATCGAGTGGAAGGAGTCGAAGAGCGCCGACCGCGAGACCATGCTGCAGCGCGGTGACGTCGACTTCATCGCCGCCACTTACTCGATCACCCCGAAGCGTCAGGAGAAGGTCGACTTCGCGGGCCCCTACCTGCTGGCCCACCAGGACGTGCTGCTGCGCGCGGACGACACGAAGATCAAGTCGCCGGCGGACCTGAACGGCAAGAACCTGTGTTCGGTGACCGGCTCGACCTCGGCCCAGAGCCTCAAGGCCAAGCTGGCCCCCAAGGCCAACCTCCAGACGTACCCGACCTACTCGGCCTGCATGTCGGGCCTGCAGAGCGGCGCCATCGAAGCTCTCACCACCGACGACTCGATCCTCGCCGGTTACGCCTCCCAGGCCCAGTTCAAGGGCAAGTTCAAGCTGGGCGGCTTCAAGATGACGAACGAGAACTACGGCATCGGCATCAAGAAGGGCAGCGCTCTCAAGGCCAAGATCAACAAGGCTCTTGAGGACATGGTCTCCGACGGTTCCTGGGAGGCGGCCGTGAAGAAGAACTTCGGCCCGGCCGACTACAAGAACGAGCCCGCGCCGAAGATCGGCGACATCAAGAGCTGA